The genomic segment GAACGCCTGACCACAGTCCATGAACGCGGCCAGCTGGCTGTAGGTCATCGAGATCGGCTCGTCACCGCCGTGCCCGTTGCTCTCGATTGGCGGGAAGGCGACGTTCTCTGGCTTAACTTCGACCTGCCCGATCTCCTGGTGATACGGGCTCCGCGCCACCCGCCGTGTCGTCACCCGCTCGTGGCGGGAGACCGAGAGCCAATCCCGTGCACGGGTCATCGCGACGTAGAAGAGTCGCCGCTCGTCAGCATCCGAACCTTCGTAGCGGGCCGCGTCGAATCGATCACGCGGGACGAGCCACGACTGTGGCTGCCCCGTTCGGCTGGAGGGGAATCGAGTGGCGGTCATCGACGGCACGAACACCGCCGGCCACTCCAGGCCCTTCGCGCGATGCACGGTCGTCAGGTCGACCGCGTCCAGAGCGAAGTCCACTTCTCCGTCGAAGCCTTCGTAGGCGCCCTGGGCGTAGTTGACGATGTGCAGCGCAAGGTTCCGGTAGTACCAAATGCCGCGGTCTTGGCCGCCGAGCTGCTCGGTGGGCGCATCAGGGTCGGGCCGGGCCCGGCGCCTGACCGATTCGTAGTCGGCGAGTAGGGACGTGAAGCGTGCCAGGGTGCCGAGGCGGTTGATGGTCATCTCGTCGGTCGGGTCCCAGGATCGAACCTGCAACTCGAGGAACAGCTCGTACAGCTCGCCGACCAGGTTGGCGGTGCGGTTGGTACGCGGCACTGCACCCTTCCACTCGCGAAGGAGTCGAACAACCTGACGCCGCTCAAGCCCCGACAGGTTGAAGACCCGCTCGTACTCATCGAACAGGTCCGCGTCCGCAACCGGCTGACCCGTGCCGAAGGCGCCCCGCCACTCGGTGTCGGCGAGCCAGACGAAGGTGCGGCCGAGAATTCTCGCCTCCGGCTGGTCGAAGAGCCCGGAGCGACCACCGGGTTGTACGGGGATACCGAAGGTCGCGAACTGCTCCACCAGGCGCGGGTACGCGGCCCTGCTCCGGACGAGCACGGCGATGTCTCGCAGCGGGACACCGTCGTCGACCAGGTCGAGGATGTAGCTGACGATCCAGCCTGCCTCTTCGGTCTCCGTCTCGGCCGTCCACACCACAACCTCCGGCTGGGGGCTGTCAGCGGAGGGTCGTTGGGGCAGCATCTGCTTGTCAATGCGTTCGGGAATCGTCTCGGCGAAGCGGTTGGCCACGCCGATGATCTGGGGGCGGCTGCGCCGGTTCACAGTGATCTCGAAGGTTGCCACGTCGGGGTAGCGCTGCGGAAACGTCACAATGTTGGAGACGTCGGAGCCTCGCCACTGGTAGATGGCTTGCTGGTCGTCGCCGACGACGCACAGTTCCACCTGCGGGCCGGTCAGCAGCTCGATAAGCCGTTCCTGCGCCGGGTTGACGTCCTGGTACTCGTCGACGATCAGGTGGCGCAGCGTCGCATGGATGTCGGCTGCGAACGCCGGGCGCTCCAGTTCCCGCACGGCGCGAACGACCTGCTGGCCGTAGGTCAGCAGCCGGTAGCGGTCGAGGGTCTCGTAGTAGTTGTGGAGGACAGACTTGACCGGGTCGGGCAAAGGATCAGTGTCGAGCAGCTCGTTCTCGACCACGTCGACCGCCTTGAGGAACGCCGCGATCGACGCAAAGAGCCGGTTCCCGGGATCGAGCTGGCGCAGCTCGAGTCGGTTCGCCTCTCGCGAGAGAAATGCGGTGAGCTGGTTGTCATCAAGCACGTCGTACGTCTCGTATCGAGGCACCCGCTGCTGCAGTAGGCGGAAGCAGAAGGCGTGGATCGTGCCGACGAACAGACCGTTCAACCGGTCGAGGGCTGCCTTTCCCAGGCGCCCTTCGACTCGCTGAACGATGCGGTTCTTGAGCTCCTCTGCCGCCCGCGCTGTGAAGGTGAACGCGACGATCGCTTCTGGAGCCACGCCCTCGGCCAAGAGGTCCACGACTCGCTGAGACACAACCTCCGTCTTGCCTGCGCCGGCGGAGGCGATGATCTGGAGGTGACTGCCTCGGTGACGTACGGCTTCCAGGGCTGGGCCCGTCAGCTGCGGAGATCCGTTCTCAGCTCGCTCTGACACGACGGCTCCCGTCCGTTGGCTGGCTACGCGCACTCCGGGGGACTATCGGTATCGACGCCATGTGGCCTTGAGATCGTCGGAAAAGAGCGATCGAAGCCGGTGCGCCAACTCGCGAGCTACGTCGGGACGGCCAGCAAGGGCGTCGATGGTACTGGTAACGAGCTGCAGCTCCCGAACCCGGCGCAAGACCGGCCAGCCCACCCACATGGTGATGTCGACCCCGTAGGCATCGACGAAGCCCTGGTAGTCGGCAGGTGAGCGCCCGAACCGGGTAGCGCCGTGGGCAGTCGGTACGAGGTCCCACTCCCGCGGACCGATACACATCCCGTCCAAATCGCAGAGCAGAGGCTCTGAGCGGGCGATCGCACCGTCGACTGCTGCCGG from the Micromonospora sp. WMMA1947 genome contains:
- a CDS encoding ATP-dependent DNA helicase: MRVASQRTGAVVSERAENGSPQLTGPALEAVRHRGSHLQIIASAGAGKTEVVSQRVVDLLAEGVAPEAIVAFTFTARAAEELKNRIVQRVEGRLGKAALDRLNGLFVGTIHAFCFRLLQQRVPRYETYDVLDDNQLTAFLSREANRLELRQLDPGNRLFASIAAFLKAVDVVENELLDTDPLPDPVKSVLHNYYETLDRYRLLTYGQQVVRAVRELERPAFAADIHATLRHLIVDEYQDVNPAQERLIELLTGPQVELCVVGDDQQAIYQWRGSDVSNIVTFPQRYPDVATFEITVNRRSRPQIIGVANRFAETIPERIDKQMLPQRPSADSPQPEVVVWTAETETEEAGWIVSYILDLVDDGVPLRDIAVLVRSRAAYPRLVEQFATFGIPVQPGGRSGLFDQPEARILGRTFVWLADTEWRGAFGTGQPVADADLFDEYERVFNLSGLERRQVVRLLREWKGAVPRTNRTANLVGELYELFLELQVRSWDPTDEMTINRLGTLARFTSLLADYESVRRRARPDPDAPTEQLGGQDRGIWYYRNLALHIVNYAQGAYEGFDGEVDFALDAVDLTTVHRAKGLEWPAVFVPSMTATRFPSSRTGQPQSWLVPRDRFDAARYEGSDADERRLFYVAMTRARDWLSVSRHERVTTRRVARSPYHQEIGQVEVKPENVAFPPIESNGHGGDEPISMTYSQLAAFMDCGQAFRLRELIGFQPRLATELGYGKAVHHVMRAVAEATKASGRVPNADQIDEILNNSFFLPTANKAAHRQLRDAARRLVMAYATQHEADLYRVWETERPFELHLDGVTVAGRADVILDKEGGITNALAIVDYKTSVSAGESEHALQLQVYADAARREGLDVRAAYVHDLKASARLPVLVDPEALQRAEAAVTEAAARVKARDYKPNPGPRCRRCEVRTICGSAR